A segment of the Cotesia glomerata isolate CgM1 linkage group LG2, MPM_Cglom_v2.3, whole genome shotgun sequence genome:
CTGTTTactatgtattttttcaaatatctgTATTTTctggtaataaattattattattattatttttcagagtGCCCGAAGGGCTTGGTGTGCTGAAGTAATCCGTACTCTGCAGCTTCAACTATTCATCTAATACTCCTGTGCTGGGTCAGGTTTGAACAAAATCTGGTCATTTTCAATGAATAAACCAAGCAAGTAATAGGTAAGATAAACATttacccaaaaattttttctttcaatatttaaaaaaaaaaaaaaaaacggaaagtcaatttaaaattattgtctaTAATAGAAATgttcttttgtttattatttagtgcTTGCATTGCGTTCGGGATGTAGCGTCAACAACATTTTCGCCGAATATACAAACGGTGATAAAGAATACCAATTAATGGAAGCAGATTAagttctttatttataaattgattgaaaagtaAAAAGAAAGGTCACATCAACAaaagctatagtttaaaatccGGATAGTTAGGAGCTCGTAAGCGAGCTCTGCTCGCTGGGCTTATGAGTTTGAGAGGCAGGTGAGAAAATATAGTTAAAAGCTTAACATCCGTTACCTTTTTGGGCGCAGTAATTGTAAGCACTCCGTCTGAAGAAAGACTTGATGTAACTTCCAGGGGGTCGTGACATGAGGGAAGAATATATCTTCTTATAAAGTGCCTACTGATATAGCCGTGCtcgtcttttttttcttcgtgtttTGCCTCTACAATAACATTGTTGTCAACTGTCTTGACGACTATTTCATCTGGCGAAAATTGTTGTACGTCTAAGATTACCTGCGTCAcacaattatcaataattagcAACTAACGGAGCTTAATTATCAGTAACGAGGTACAAACATTCCGCAATACGAAATTCATAAAtaactaaagaaaaaaaaaagataattgtCAGTATTCGAAAACTTAGCTGTTTAGTAATTTGTAAATTTGCTATTTAtagtttgttattttttactgaaaatttctAGTCCATTTGTAAGCATTTTCTAACAGATTGGTAGAGTTCCCTTTTTGACTCGCGAGTTCGCTCGCGAGTCGAAAATTGACGCGATAATAAcgtaatttaattgtaaatattcatttttttcttttttatacaaaaaaaatatcaatttttacctcagtataaaaataatttttaaaaataataattgataaaatgtaGCGGTTGGCACACCTGCTTGTGTGAAGAATACTCTTTCAATTAAAAGTTGTAAGTTGACATACAAGCGGGGAGATTTAAATGTAATCGTTATGAGCGAttacatgaaaataaaatcacgTATTTCATTTTATCACATATTTGATCATTATCATTTCCAATTcgacaattattattacaaaaaataaaactataaataaataattgattttattatctttactttttttctacACACATATACTGACTGTGAGAGTAACGAGGCTTAACAAATAACGTCTCTTGTGTTATTACATTGGCTGTTTAAATTAAagtctatttatttttttatatacatttagtaaataaaaagagAGTTGATAGTGGGTTACACTTAACCCGGCGCCCCTTTGGGGTGTTCAGggtatttgaattattttttatggtatgacaatatacaaaatataaaaatttaaaaaaaaaatgaaacaaacaaattttgggtaattatttaagaaGACTGAACCGGAAACTTGAGTCAACATTTaagtacataaataaaaagaattaatatgataaatttttgatagtaGTTGATTGaactataatttattgagattgaatctaaaaaatttttattgatattataaaagcttataaaaaagaagaaaaatatttaaaatcagtgttgaagacaaaaaaaaaaatagacgtGTTAGAGTTTTAAATCTACATCTTGTTGTCGCCCCTCTTTAGGGAGGGGTTCATTGGAatacatcaaatttttttcaaattaagaattacttatttttccttaatttaccaataattattttgtattgaatattttataaaattgtcttTAAAATGAAATGATAATATAAACTAATCAGtactttagttttattattttatttcgtttattttatttttttttttttttttttgttaaaaattaacaaaaatattttttctgaaaaaattcatcattaagtataaaagaaaaaaattttttcactattttaaataaatattgatggttAAATAAGAAGATCAAAGTTAAAATAtctgttattaataaatgttaatttgtaaaaataacatcTTAAATGGTATTTAAATGTTGGTGTAGATAATTCTGAAGTTAACGATCAAATAGTAGTATATCATCATATTAAACAAACATTGTAATTGTTGACGTGTTACTGAGTCAAATTAAgcttattagtaataataaagcaagagtaattaagaagaaaaataaatttaaaaataaagcatTTAAACGTTTTATCCAGCAGTAAAGTTAGCCtgttttaaaaatcaagtaTCAAAGGATATATAAGaacaaataatatttgcaCGGATTTATCAATTGTTAGCATAGTGGTTATAGGGCACAACTAGAGAAGCTTTCAATTGTTATTTTGGAATATCATTAATAGGGACAGttgtcaaatttaattttctaaaaagtaaagaccactttttttcttcgtgtcgtGGAATTAAAAGATACGATATCGTATCTTTTAATTTCCACGACACtgcaattaaaatattttccggTCCAGTCCTTAGTAACAATCTAGTCTAAAGGGCGTGAATAAAATCATTCAGGAAATTTCAGCATTCTTACTATCGCGTGGCCAAGGTTTGTCGCCCACATACTTCTTTAATAACACACTACAAGCTTTTACGGGGTGGTTTGGCACAAAATATAATAGAGTGTTTCTAatgcaagaattttttcattcactGAGTACTGGCTGAAAAGAAAAGGCTTATTACGAGAAAGCTTATTACGGTTGTTTaactttgatttaaaaaaaacaattgttttttaaacattcttataaaatttattgaaaattaaatatcctTGTTAGCTTATCATTATTgctaaaagttttattttaaaataaattaaattggataattttttttattgtacttGCTGAGGCTTCGATCCTTTTGATACTTTACTAGCCAAAagtttaagtaattaatttt
Coding sequences within it:
- the LOC123259661 gene encoding protein lethal(2)essential for life-like isoform X1, producing the protein MSVVPLMYRDWWDDFDRPVSRLIDQHFGSALSRDDLFSTYNINRPRSVFPTSMYYRPWRNFTRSNSSGASTIQCDKDKFEVILDVQQFSPDEIVVKTVDNNVIVEAKHEEKKDEHGYISRHFIRRYILPSCHDPLEVTSSLSSDGVLTITAPKKVTDVKLLTIFSHLPLKLISPASRARLRAPNYPDFKL